ATCCAGAGCCACGGCACGGTGGTCGGGGCGAGCAGCACGCCGAGGTAGCCCGCCACGGTCAGCAGCGCGGCGGCGGCCACGTGCGGGACCTGTGTCCTGCTCCGCTCGGCGTGCACGGGCACCGCGATCGTCCCGACGACCTGGGCGAGGTTGGAGACGGCGAGCAGGAAGCCGGCGTGGTCGGCGGGCAGGCCGGACTCCTGGAAGATCGTGGGCAGCCAGGCGAGCATCACGTAGAACGTGAGCGACTGGATGCCCATGAACGCGGTCAGCTTCCAGGTGACCGGGTTGCGCAGCAGCGCCCCGACCGGCCTCGGGCCGTTGGCCGGGGCAGACTGCCTGCCGAAGGCCTGGGGCAGCCAGAGCAGCGCGGCGGCCACCGCGGGCGCCGCGACCAGCGCGGAGACGCCGCGCCAGCCGTACCCCGTGAGGTGTTCGAGGGGAATCGCCAGCGCGGAGGCCGCGGCGGCGCCGCCCACCAGGGCCGAGACGTAGATGGCGGTGAGCAGGCCCGCCTTCTCGGGGAAGTGCAGCTTGACCACGCCCGGCATGATCACGTTCAGGATCGCGATGGCGGTGCCCGCGATGGCCGCGCCGGTGTAGAGGAGGGGCGCGCCGTCGAGGCTGCGGACCACCACGCCCGCGGCGAGGATCAGGAGGGCGACCAGGAGGGTGCGGTCGAGGCCGATCCTGCGGGCCAGCAGCGGGGCGACCGGGCCGAACAGGCCCAGGCAGACGACCATGACGGTGGTGATCGCGCCACCGCCGGCGGGGGTGAGGCCCACGTCGGTCATGATCTGGTCGAGGAGGGGGGAGATGCCGGCGAGGGCGGGTCGCATGTTGAGCGCGGTGAGGATCAGCCCGGCGACCACGAATGTTGATCTCAAGGACATAGCCAGGCCCACTCTGCCATGCGCCCTCCGGTCGGTGTCACCGCGGCCCGCAGGGGAAGCTCGTCCCGCTGACAACGTTGTCACACGGTTCAGCATGAGAAATGATCCGTGTGTGAGACCGACGATGAAGGATGTCGCCGCCGAGGCAGGGGTCGCGCTCAAGACCGTGTCCAGGGTCGTGAACAACGAGCCGGGGGTCAACGCCGCCACGGCCGACCGGGTCAGGGCCGCGATCGAGCGGCTGGGCTACAGCCGCAACGAGAGCGCCAGGGTGCTCCGTCAGGGCAGGACGTCGAGCATCGGCCTGGTCATCGAGGACGTCGGCGACCCCTTCTACTCGGGGGTGAGCAGGGCGGTCGAGGACGTCGCGATCAGGCACGGCTCCCTGGTGCTGAGCGGCTCCTCCGCCGAGGAGCCCGCCAGGGAACGGGAGCTGGTGCTCACCTTCTGCGCCCGCAGGGTCGACGGCCTCATCGTGGTGCCCGCCGGCGCCGACCACTCCTACCTGCGCTCCGAGCTCGCGGCGGGCACGCCCGCGGTGTTCGTGGACCGTCCGGCGGGTGAGGGCATCGACGTCGACACGGTCCTCTGCGACAACAGAGGTGGGGCCAGGATGGCCACGGCCCACCTGCTCGCCCACGGCCACCGCCGCGTCGCCTTCCTCGGGGACAGTCCGGCGATCTTCACCGCGGGCGAGCGCGAACGCGGCTACCGTGAGGCGCTCGGCGACCTGGTGGACGAGCGGCTGATCTCGATGGCGCACCCCACGCTTGAGCGGGTCCGCGCCGATCTCGACCGCATGCTCGGGATGGACGACCCGCCGACCGCGCTGTTCACCGGCAACGGGCGGATGACCACGACCGTCCTGCGCGCGCTGGCCGGACGGCGGATCGCGCTGATCGGGTTCGACGATTTCGAGCTGGCCGACCTGCTGACCCCGGGGGTGAGCGTGGTGGCGCAGGATCCGGCCGGGTTGGGCCGGGTGAGCGCGGAGCTGCTGTTCCGCAGGATCGCGGGCGAGGGCGGCCCTGCGGAGAGAGTCCAGCTGCCGGTCACGCTGATCCCGCGCGGGTCGGGCGAGATCCCGCCAGGAGGGTGACGCCCCAGGGCCAACCAAGCGGGTCCCTGGGGGCGCGGGTCTTCTCAGCCCTTGAGCGCGCCCGCCATCAGCCCGCGCATGAAGAACCGCCCGAGCACGAGGTAGATCAGCATCGTCGGGATCGAGGCGAGCAGCGCCGCTGCCATCTGCTGGCTGTACGGCGTGGCCTGCGCCCCCGCGATGTTGTTCAGCATGACCGTGGTCGGCCAGCTCTGCGGGCCGGTGAGGAAGACCGCGAACAGGAAGTCGTTCCACAGCGAGGTGAACTGCCAGATGATCACTACGGCGAACGCGGGCCCCGACACGGGCAGCACGACCGACCAGTAGGTGCGCAGCATGCCCGCGCCGTCGACCCGCGACGCCTCGATCAGCTCGTCGGGGATCGTCACGTAGTAGTTGCGGAAGATGAGCGTGCAGATCGGGATGCCGTAGACGACGTGCGCGAGCACCAGCCCCGAGATGTCGCCGTACATGCCGATGTTCACCATGAGCTGCACCAGCGGGATCATCACCCCCTGGTAGGGGATGAACATCCCGAACAGGAAGAGCGTGAACAGCACGTCCGCGCCGGGGAAGCGCCACTTCGACAGCACGTAGCCGTTCATGGAGCCGAGCACGCACGACAGGAGCGACCCTGGCACCGCCAGCAGCACGCTGTTCCAGATGCCCGGCGCCAGCTTCTCCCACGCCACCCGCCACGCCTCCAGCGTCCAGACCTGCGGGAGGTTCCACGCCTGCGAGGGGTTGGCCTCGGTGAGCGGCTTGAAGCTGGTGACCAGCAGCACGTAGACCGGGATCAGGAAGACGACCGCGAAGGCGATCAGCATCCCACGGCGGAGGATCACGAGCGCCTCTCCTTGCGGACCGACCAGATCAGGTAGGGGATGACGAAGACCGCCACGCTCAGCACGATGTAGGAGGCGATGGTCGCGCCCTTGGCCGGGTCGTGGAAGTCGAAGACGGCCACCCACATGAACACCGCGGGCACGTCGGTGATGATCTGCTTGCCCGACACGGCCATGACCAGGTCGAAGGTCTTCAGCGAGATGTGCCCGAGGATGATCAGCGCGGAGAGCGTGACGGGCCGCAGCAGTGGGAGTACGACGTGCCGGTAGACGCCCCACTCGGTGCAGCCGTCGACTCTGGCAGCCTCGCGCAGCTCCTCGGGGATACCCCTGAACCCCGCGAGGAAGAGTGCCATGACATATCCGGACATCTGCCAGACGGCGGGGATCGCCATGGCGGCCATGCCCCAGTCCTGGTCCCTGAACCAGGCCCACTGAGGCAGGCCGACCACGTCGAACAGCCGGTTCAGGCCGACCGCCCTCTCGTCCTGGCCGGAGTTCATCAGCCAGCGCCACACGATGCCCGTCGCCACGAACGAGATCGCCATCGGGAAGAGGTAGATCGCCCTGAAGGTGCCCTCCCCCCTGATGCCCTTCTCCATCAGGAAGGCGAGGAACCAGCCGAGCACCAGCGCGCCGAGGACGAACACGACGGTGAACAGGATCGCGTGGTTGACCGACAGGTGCCATCGGGGCTCGTCCCAGATGTCGACGAAGTTCTGCAGGCCGACGAAGTTCCCCTCGGAGACCTCGTCGTGCTTGTCGGTCATCGCCAGGCTGAAGTTCCAGCCGAGCATGCCGTAGACGAACACGCCGATCGCGATGATCGAGGGAGTCACCAGCAGCAGCCCCGGCAACCAGGCGCGGGCCCGCCGCAGGGCGGACCCGCCTTTTCTTGCCATCACTGTGCCTGCCTCACTGGGCGTTGGCCGCCGCCGCGTCGACGAGGCCCTTCTGCAGCGCGGCCACGTCCTTGGTGCCGATGAACAGCCCGACTGACTCGTTGATCGAGGCGAGCCAGGGCTGGCTGACGGCCACGCCGTGCTGGACGGATCCGGCCAGCTTGTTGGATGACCAGTCCTTCAGCGCGTCGCCGAGGTAGTCGGTGTAGAGGGCGGCGTCGGCGTCCTTGCGGGCGGGAATGGAGCCCTTCTTCGGGTTGAAGGCGTCCTGCCCCTCCTTGCTGGCCGCGACCTTGAGCCACGCGACCGCGCCGTCCCTGTTCTTGGCTCCCTTGGGCAGGGTGAAGCTGTCGGACAGCCACATGTAGGTGCCCTCGGTGCCGGGCGAGGGCGCCCAGTCGAAGTCGGTCTTGGACTGCTTGCCGAGGCCGCCCTCCGGCGGGTTGTGGAAGTAGCCGTAGGCCCAGTCGCCCATGATGTTGAAGGCGGCCTGTCCCTCGGCCACCTGGGCGGCCGCCGGCTGCCAGTCGTCCTGCGGGTCGCCCGCGTAGGACATGATCTTGGCGAAGTCGTTCAACGCCTTGGTGACATCGGCCGAGCCCCAGTCGGCGCCGGGCTTGAACAACGCGTTGTAGGCGTCGGTGCCCAGCGAGCCGAGCAGGACGCTCTCCATCAGGTGGGTGACGGTCCACTCCGAACCGATGGACAACGGGATCTTGCCCTTGGCCTTGACCTTCTCCAGCGCCGCGATGAACTCCTCGATGGTCTTGGGCGCGGCCGCGACGCCCGCCTCCTTCAGGACGCTCGGGTTGAACCACAGGATGTTCGACCTGTGGATGTTGACCGGCACCGAGTAGATCTTGCCCTGGTAGCTGATCTGCTCGACGAGCTGCGCGGGGAAGGCGTCCTTGAGCTTGAGCTCGTCGTAGAGGAAGGTGAGGTCCTCGAGGTCGCCCGCCTTGATGTAGCCCAGCAGCTCGGCGCCCGCGTGACCCTGGAAGGTGTCGGGCGGGGTGTCGGCCTGGAGCTTGGACTGCAGCAGCGCCTTGGCCTTGTCACCCGAGCCGCCCGCCACCGCCGCGTCGAAGAACGTGAGGTTGGGGTTCTGCTTCTCGAAGATCTCCTTCATGGCCTTCAGGCCGTCGGCCTCGCCGGGGCCCGTCCACCAGGAGAAGACCTCCACCTGCTGCTTGGCGCCGCCACCCGTGCCCGACGCCTGGCCGGTGGGAGCCGCGGGGCCGCCCCCTCCGCCGCAGGCCGCCAGCCCGAGCACGGCCGCCATGGTGATGCCTGCCAGCCACCGTCGTCTCATCGCACACCGCTCCTTCGCCACGGTCGGTGACAACGTTGTCAGTAGGGCCATCAACCCACTTCGCACTTGGCGACGTCAAGGCATGTGCGGATAACAGCTCGGCATACTCGGGGAGCGCTCTCTCCAGAGGCGCGCGAGCGGCTGCCCGTCCAGGGCCGTGACCGTCACCCCGAAGTCGTGGACGGTGCCCGTGAGGTCGGCGGCGGCCAGCCCGTGCGCCGCCACGAGCAGCGCGCCCTTGGCCACCGCCAGCCCGACGAGCGCCACCAGGTCGGCGCCGTCGCCGGGCGGCCAGGTCACCAGCACCACGTCGGACTCGGTGAGGCCGACGCCCCCGTCGAGGTCGGCCATCGCGCCGAGCAGGTCACGGTGGGTGAGCGCGGCACCTCCTCCCGGGCGCAGGGCGAGCTGTGTCCGGGCGTCGAGGCGGGGCAGCGGCACCGCATCGAGCCCTGACAGCTGCGCGAAGTCGATGGTGTCGAGCGCGGCACCGAACGCGATGACCTGCCGGACCCTGGAGTCTTCCGCCGCCCGGACGGCCGCCTCCGCCAGGCCCGGGGTGGTGATCAGCATCCGCGCGTAGGGGTGGTCGGCTGCAAGTCAAGGACGCTACGGCGGGCGTGAGGGCCGCAGCATCCCCCGATGTATGCATAGCCATGTGCATTCAATCGGCGCCCCCAAGCCTGGGCGGGCTCGAGCCCTGCGCGGCTCGAGCCCGCTGTCGCGCCCGCAGGACCACGGCCTCCACCCCTCCGAGGTGGCCAGGCCCATCGGCGAACGCGACGTCTCGGGTGATCGACCGACCGGGCTCGCCCTGCGTGTGGGCACCAGGCACCAGGCCTCGAGGTGCGCGCCGCCGGTCGATCACAGAGGCAACGCTAGGCCGAGCCCGCTCCGGCCACATGCGCCGAGATGGCCATTCCGGCATGTATCCGCCGGGGGTCAAGGATGTGTAGAGAAGCCGTCTCCGCGCGGCCGCGTCGCATGATCAGAACCGCCCCCTGTGTACCTAGTCCAGCACCGCCTCCATGATGTGCCTGGCGATCGGGGCGGCCACGTCGCCGCCGAACCCGGCCCGCTCGACCACCACGCCGACCGCGACCTGCGGGTCGTCGGCCGGGGCGAAGCCGGTGAACAACGCGTGGTCCTGGGCGCCCTGCACGTTCTCCGCCGTGCCGGTCTTGGCCGCCACCTCCACCCCAGGGATGGCGGCGGCCGTCCCCGTGCCGCCGGGCCGGGTGACGGTGATCATCATGGTGGTGAGGTCGTTGGCGTCCTGGGCGCTCATGGCGGCACGCCACCGCGAAGGCTCGGCCCGCTCGACCACCGCGCCGTCCGGCAGGCGCACCTCCTCCACCAGGTAGGGAGCCATGAGCGCGCCGTCGTTCGCCACGGCCGCCGACAGCATCGCCACCTGGAGCGGCGTGGCCCTGACGTCGAACTGCCCGATCGCCGACATGGCGGTCTGCGCCTGGTCCATGCCGCTCGGATAGACGCTGGGCGACACCGGCATCGGCACCCTCAGGCCGGCGCCGTCGAAGCCGAACGCCGCCGCCTGCCGGCGCAGCACGTCCTGTCCCAGGTCGAGGCCCATGGCGACGAAAGCGGTGTTGCACGACGCCTGGAAGGCGTAGGCCAGCGGCGGGTGCCCGTCGCCGCACGACTCGCCGCCGGAGTTGCCCAGCTGGGTGGAGGTGCCGGGCAGCAGCAGGCGGGGCGGCGCCTCGACCTGCGAGTCGGGCGTGTACCTCCCCGAGGTCAGGCCCGCGGCGGTGGTGACGACCTTGAACGTGGAGCCCGGCGGGTAGGTCTGGTTGAGCGCCCTGTTGAGCAGCGGCTGGCCGGGGTCGCCGCGCAGCTCCCGGTCCGCTCTGGCCAGCTTCCCGCTGTCGAAGGTGGTGTATCGGCCGGGGTCGTAGGACGGGTAGGAGACCAGGGCCAGGATCGCCCCGGTGGCCGGGTTGAGCGCCACGGCGGCGCCGCGGCCGCCGGTCGCGGCCAGACCCTCGTACGCGGCCCGCTGGGCCCGCTCGTCGATCGTGGTCCGCACGTCGGCGCCCTGGGCGATGCCGTCCCGCACCAGCGCGCGCAGCCGCACCTTCGGGTCGCCGCCCGACAGCCTGGCGTCCTCGGCCCGCTCCAGGCCGGTGGTGGTGTAGAGCGAGGCGTAACCGGTGACGGCGGCGTAGAGGTTGCCCTCGGGGTAGGTGCGGCGGTAGGTGTAGCCGGCGTTCCTGGTCTTGCGGCTGCCGGCGATGACCGTGCCGTCGCTGGTGAGGATCTTCCCGCGCGGATGGTCGAACCTGGCGATCAGCGTGCGCTGGTTGCGCGGGTCGGCGTTCAGCGCCGGAGCCCTGAAGGCCTGGATGAAGGTGACGTTGCCGAGCAGGAGGAACATCATCACGGCGCACACGAGCGCCACGCGGCGCAGTGGGATGTTCATTCGTCTCGCCCGGGGCCCGGCCATACCCACCGGTCTAACAACCGCAACCCCAAGCGAGTGCTAGAGCACGCTGCGATAGTAGGAGATCTTGTGGTGGATGTAGCGCTGGCGCTCGACCAGGTTGTCGATCTGACCGCTGACGCGCCGGTCATGCTCCTCCAGCAGCGCGATCCTGTCGGCGATGGTGTGGTCGCCCGCGCGCACGAGCTCGGCGAAGCGCAGCATCTCGGCGATCGGCATGCCGGTGTCGCGCAGGCACCTGATCGTGCCGAGCCATCCGAGGTCGTCCTCGGAGAACCTGCGCTGTCCCGCGGCGTTGCGGTCCACGGGGGCCAGCAGGCCGATCTTCTCGTAGTAGCGAAGGGTGTCGAGGCTGAAGCCGGTCTCCTCGACCACCTCGGCGGGTGTGTAGACGCTCACGGGCCCGATCCTCCCACCTGGAGTGGGCTCCAGGTCAACCGCTTGACACGGAGTGCCTACACCAGGGCCGACCGGCCCGTTCCCGAGACCTACGACCATCCGGGGACCACGCGGCGGCTGGCGGTGCTGCGCGAGGTCGCGGGCGAGCTGGGCGCGACGCCGAACCAGGTGGTGCTGGCCTGGCTCCTCGCCCAGGACATGGTGCCGATCGTGGGCGTGACGACGATGGCCCAGCTGGAGGAGGCCATCGGCGCCGCGGGGATCAAGCTGGACGAGACGCTCATGGCGCGACTGGACGAGCCTCGCTGAGGTGCTCGGCGAGATAGCGGCGGACCAGCTGCTTGCACTCGGCGATCAGCGCCGCGTCGCCATGGGGATCGGTGCGGAAGGCCAGCTTCAGCACCGCGTCGGCGGCCTCGACCGCGACGCGCACCGCGAGGTCGAGGCGCTCGCCCGCCGGATTGTCGTGCCGTCCCGCGACCAGGGCGCGCAGCCGTTCGGCGACGACGGCGCTGTTCTCCACGGCGCTGTCGAGCATGTGGTTGGTGCCCTCCAGCGCCGGCCCGCCCGGGGTGGGCAGCACCTCACCGAAGTCGACCACCGAGAAGCCGGGGGTGGCGCGCTTCATCGCCACGAACTCGTCGATCGCCAGGTCGGACAGCTGCGACCAGTGCGCGGGCTCGGCCGCGGCGATCCTGTCGGTGACCCTGACGAGAAACCTGTCGAGATTGCGCAGCGCGAGCGCTCTGACCAGGCCCTGCTTGTCGGGGAAGAACTGGTAGAAGGTGCCGATCGGCACCTCGGCCCGGCGGGCGACCTCCTTGGTGGTCAGCCCGTCGTAGCCCACCTCGTCCAGGAGCGCGGCGCACTCGTCGAGCATCCGCTCGACCCGCTCGGCGCTGCGGCGCTGGGAGGGACGGCGGCGCAGAGTACTCGTCATACCCCTCATCCTGGCCCATGTTTAGGATGTCCAACTATGTTCCTGTGGGGTACGGCCACCGCCGCCTATCAGATCGAGGGCGCCGCCGACGAGGACGGCCGCGGCGCCTCCATCTGGGACACCTTCGCCCGCCGGCCCGGTGGCACCCGCGACGGGCACACCGGTGACGTGGCGTGCGACCACTACCACCGCTGGCCCGAGGACCTGGCGCTCATGTCGGACCTCGGCGTCAACGCCTACCGCTTCTCCCTCTCGTGGCCGCGGATCCAGCCCGGCGGCTCGGGACCGGTCAACCCGAAGGGCCTCGACTTCTACGACCGCCTCGTGGACGGCCTGTGCGCGCGCGGGATCACCCCGCTGCCCACGCTCTTCCACTGGGACCTGCCCCAGGCGCTGGAGGACGAAGGCGGCTGGCTCAACCGCGACACCTCCCACCGCTTCGCCGAATACGCCGCGATCGTGGCCGACCGCCTCGGCGACCGGGTGCGCGGCTGGATCACGCTCAACGAGCCGTTCGTCCACATGGTGTTCGGCTACGCCATGGGCGTCCACGCGCCCGGCCGCGCCCTCATGCTCGACGCCCTCCCGGTGGCCCACCACCAGCTGCTCGGTCACGGGCTGGCC
This window of the Nonomuraea africana genome carries:
- a CDS encoding MFS transporter, with protein sequence MSLRSTFVVAGLILTALNMRPALAGISPLLDQIMTDVGLTPAGGGAITTVMVVCLGLFGPVAPLLARRIGLDRTLLVALLILAAGVVVRSLDGAPLLYTGAAIAGTAIAILNVIMPGVVKLHFPEKAGLLTAIYVSALVGGAAAASALAIPLEHLTGYGWRGVSALVAAPAVAAALLWLPQAFGRQSAPANGPRPVGALLRNPVTWKLTAFMGIQSLTFYVMLAWLPTIFQESGLPADHAGFLLAVSNLAQVVGTIAVPVHAERSRTQVPHVAAAALLTVAGYLGVLLAPTTVPWLWMIVLGVGQGASLALALLIITLRAPDPSSVTALSAVAQSVGYVLAALGPLLIGLLRQASGGWTVPLLAGLAACAVQLVVGVRAGRPLVS
- a CDS encoding LacI family DNA-binding transcriptional regulator, yielding MRPTMKDVAAEAGVALKTVSRVVNNEPGVNAATADRVRAAIERLGYSRNESARVLRQGRTSSIGLVIEDVGDPFYSGVSRAVEDVAIRHGSLVLSGSSAEEPARERELVLTFCARRVDGLIVVPAGADHSYLRSELAAGTPAVFVDRPAGEGIDVDTVLCDNRGGARMATAHLLAHGHRRVAFLGDSPAIFTAGERERGYREALGDLVDERLISMAHPTLERVRADLDRMLGMDDPPTALFTGNGRMTTTVLRALAGRRIALIGFDDFELADLLTPGVSVVAQDPAGLGRVSAELLFRRIAGEGGPAERVQLPVTLIPRGSGEIPPGG
- a CDS encoding carbohydrate ABC transporter permease, yielding MLIAFAVVFLIPVYVLLVTSFKPLTEANPSQAWNLPQVWTLEAWRVAWEKLAPGIWNSVLLAVPGSLLSCVLGSMNGYVLSKWRFPGADVLFTLFLFGMFIPYQGVMIPLVQLMVNIGMYGDISGLVLAHVVYGIPICTLIFRNYYVTIPDELIEASRVDGAGMLRTYWSVVLPVSGPAFAVVIIWQFTSLWNDFLFAVFLTGPQSWPTTVMLNNIAGAQATPYSQQMAAALLASIPTMLIYLVLGRFFMRGLMAGALKG
- a CDS encoding carbohydrate ABC transporter permease encodes the protein MARKGGSALRRARAWLPGLLLVTPSIIAIGVFVYGMLGWNFSLAMTDKHDEVSEGNFVGLQNFVDIWDEPRWHLSVNHAILFTVVFVLGALVLGWFLAFLMEKGIRGEGTFRAIYLFPMAISFVATGIVWRWLMNSGQDERAVGLNRLFDVVGLPQWAWFRDQDWGMAAMAIPAVWQMSGYVMALFLAGFRGIPEELREAARVDGCTEWGVYRHVVLPLLRPVTLSALIILGHISLKTFDLVMAVSGKQIITDVPAVFMWVAVFDFHDPAKGATIASYIVLSVAVFVIPYLIWSVRKERRS
- a CDS encoding ABC transporter substrate-binding protein; amino-acid sequence: MRRRWLAGITMAAVLGLAACGGGGGPAAPTGQASGTGGGAKQQVEVFSWWTGPGEADGLKAMKEIFEKQNPNLTFFDAAVAGGSGDKAKALLQSKLQADTPPDTFQGHAGAELLGYIKAGDLEDLTFLYDELKLKDAFPAQLVEQISYQGKIYSVPVNIHRSNILWFNPSVLKEAGVAAAPKTIEEFIAALEKVKAKGKIPLSIGSEWTVTHLMESVLLGSLGTDAYNALFKPGADWGSADVTKALNDFAKIMSYAGDPQDDWQPAAAQVAEGQAAFNIMGDWAYGYFHNPPEGGLGKQSKTDFDWAPSPGTEGTYMWLSDSFTLPKGAKNRDGAVAWLKVAASKEGQDAFNPKKGSIPARKDADAALYTDYLGDALKDWSSNKLAGSVQHGVAVSQPWLASINESVGLFIGTKDVAALQKGLVDAAAANAQ
- a CDS encoding peptidoglycan D,D-transpeptidase FtsI family protein, producing the protein MNIPLRRVALVCAVMMFLLLGNVTFIQAFRAPALNADPRNQRTLIARFDHPRGKILTSDGTVIAGSRKTRNAGYTYRRTYPEGNLYAAVTGYASLYTTTGLERAEDARLSGGDPKVRLRALVRDGIAQGADVRTTIDERAQRAAYEGLAATGGRGAAVALNPATGAILALVSYPSYDPGRYTTFDSGKLARADRELRGDPGQPLLNRALNQTYPPGSTFKVVTTAAGLTSGRYTPDSQVEAPPRLLLPGTSTQLGNSGGESCGDGHPPLAYAFQASCNTAFVAMGLDLGQDVLRRQAAAFGFDGAGLRVPMPVSPSVYPSGMDQAQTAMSAIGQFDVRATPLQVAMLSAAVANDGALMAPYLVEEVRLPDGAVVERAEPSRWRAAMSAQDANDLTTMMITVTRPGGTGTAAAIPGVEVAAKTGTAENVQGAQDHALFTGFAPADDPQVAVGVVVERAGFGGDVAAPIARHIMEAVLD
- a CDS encoding MerR family transcriptional regulator translates to MSVYTPAEVVEETGFSLDTLRYYEKIGLLAPVDRNAAGQRRFSEDDLGWLGTIRCLRDTGMPIAEMLRFAELVRAGDHTIADRIALLEEHDRRVSGQIDNLVERQRYIHHKISYYRSVL
- a CDS encoding aldo/keto reductase, with product MTRSAYTRADRPVPETYDHPGTTRRLAVLREVAGELGATPNQVVLAWLLAQDMVPIVGVTTMAQLEEAIGAAGIKLDETLMARLDEPR
- a CDS encoding TetR family transcriptional regulator, whose protein sequence is MTSTLRRRPSQRRSAERVERMLDECAALLDEVGYDGLTTKEVARRAEVPIGTFYQFFPDKQGLVRALALRNLDRFLVRVTDRIAAAEPAHWSQLSDLAIDEFVAMKRATPGFSVVDFGEVLPTPGGPALEGTNHMLDSAVENSAVVAERLRALVAGRHDNPAGERLDLAVRVAVEAADAVLKLAFRTDPHGDAALIAECKQLVRRYLAEHLSEARPVAP